In one Brassica oleracea var. oleracea cultivar TO1000 chromosome C9, BOL, whole genome shotgun sequence genomic region, the following are encoded:
- the LOC106317203 gene encoding uncharacterized protein LOC106317203, translating into MDQRTGDPRIYIVTLLFLSCILTGGVLLGLYLVQHDPNPLFLQAGMFFVGIPWFFWFLAYIYSCLLKPCILSISQRVSRFDPEKGGEEEEKNNKSITEIVMSDSHPVAAVEPRNSPRDGEKHVQFGNVVVLGDEGGVKAAEEEEEEDLNERSTNKLIPDHMRMGDEDHQEHHDESGVDKDCDRTPLRLSVGNR; encoded by the coding sequence ATGGATCAAAGAACAGGTGATCCAAGAATATACATCGTCACTCTTCTCTTTCTTTCATGCATCCTCACAGGAGGAGTCCTTCTCGGGCTTTACCTCGTCCAACATGATCCAAATCCTCTGTTTCTACAAGCGGGTATGTTCTTCGTTGGTATCCCATGGTTCTTCTGGTTCTTGGCTTACATCTACTCTTGTCTCCTCAAGCCTTGCATCCTCTCCATAAGCCAAAGAGTTTCCAGATTCGATCCTGAGAAAGGCGGGGAGGAGGAGGAGAAAAACAATAAAAGCATCACGGAAATCGTCATGTCGGATTCACATCCCGTGGCTGCGGTGGAGCCGAGGAATTCGCCGAGGGACGGAGAGAAGCACGTGCAGTTCGGGAATGTGGTGGTTCTTGGAGATGAAGGAGGAGTAAAAGCAGCAGAAGAGGAGGAGGAGGAGGATCTAAATGAAAGAAGTACTAATAAACTGATTCCGGATCATATGAGAATGGGAGACGAAGATCATCAAGAACATCATGATGAGAGTGGCGTTGATAAGGATTGCGATAGAACTCCTTTGAGATTATCCGTGGGGAACAGATGA
- the LOC106317048 gene encoding BTB/POZ domain-containing protein At5g17580 has protein sequence MSDFETRNSKSELHINVKDVAFHLSKETIAKRSATVSSLLERNKIDELPCILRDIETDPETFKLVAKFCYGYKVNLSSDNIVSVLCIAYYLGMKEEHSTDNLLGKASSFLETRVLPSWNETVNALRSGDKSLDKLADFELVDLFFDSLIEKASYDPRLLGEPIKNREETTSEYRPNPRRRLFDNDWKSEDLITLPLRFYEPLMIRATESRSIPVEYIVSSVCNYTKKWVLDEEDSVSGKKREVVEAVERLLPHKRGLISCEFLFKTLKHSISLEASSECRNGFGIRVSKQLDMATPTDLKILTQGYGEKDIQLVRTVVTSFYSNYTNEEEDSEDVSVFVKVAKLLEEFLLLAASEDTSLKLEAFVALGEITAAISLGVLRYSDGIYRAVDVFLERRGYLTESEKMEACKVLDCKKLSRQGCEEAAKNQRLPLRVVVQILFVPQLQIRDTVAKEIKGGEEKVEEEEVTVWSDEDEMEKMSEKLLGMEIQDHECVIHRWKKAKKVSVWSQVKRKFGCLTTSSSDDACTCDAKNNNKKKKIHHLYK, from the exons ATGTCAGATTTTGAAACCAG AAACTCGAAGTCAGAGCTTCATATCAACGTTAAGGATGTTGCGTTTCATCTCTCCAAA GAAACTATAGCAAAGAGATCAGCGACAGTGAGCTCATTACTCGAGAGAAACAAGATCGATGAGCTTCCCTGTATCCTACGCGATATAGAAACTGATCCAGAAACCTTCAAGCTCGTTGCTAAGTTCTGCTACGGCTACAAAGTGAACCTTTCGTCTGATAACATCGTATCCGTTCTCTGCATAGCCTACTACTTAGGGATGAAAGAAGAACACAGCACTGATAACTTGCTGGGAAAGGCATCTAGTTTCTTAGAAACACGAGTTCTACCCAGCTGGAACGAGACCGTAAACGCTCTTCGTTCAGGGGACAAGAGTCTCGACAAGCTAGCGGATTTCGAACTCGTGGATCTCTTCTTCGATTCCCTTATCGAAAAAGCTTCCTACGATCCAAGACTCCTCGGCGAACCGATCAAGAACAGAGAGGAAACAACAAGTGAGTATAGACCTAACCCTAGGAGAAGACTGTTTGATAACGACTGGAAGTCTGAAGATTTGATCACTCTCCCGCTTCGGTTTTACGAGCCTTTGATGATCCGAGCTACGGAATCACGCAGCATTCCTGTTGAATACATCGTTTCATCGGTATGTAACTATACGAAGAAATGGGTTTTGGACGAGGAAGATAGCGTGTCAGGCAAGAAAAGAGAAGTTGTCGAAGCGGTTGAGAGGCTTTTGCCTCACAAGAGAGGGCTCATCTCTTGCGAGTTCTTGTTCAAGACGCTAAAACATTCTATCTCGTTAGAAGCTAGCTCTGAATGTCGAAATGGGTTTGGGATCAGAGTCAGCAAACAGCTCGACATGGCTACACCAACGGATCTCAAGATTCTAACGCAAGGATACGGAGAGAAAGACATCCAGCTCGTTAGAACTGTGGTCACTAGCTTTTACTCTAACTACACCAACGAAGAAGAAGACTCCGAAGACGTTTCTGTTTTCGTCAAAGTGGCGAAGCTCTTGGAGGAGTTTCTGTTATTAGCTGCGAGTGAGGATACTTCTCTGAAGCTGGAGGCGTTTGTGGCGTTAGGGGAGATCACGGCGGCGATTTCGCTCGGTGTTTTGAGGTACTCAGATGGGATTTACAGAGCGGTTGATGTTTTCTTGGAGAGGCGTGGATACTTGACCGAGTCTGAGAAGATGGAAGCTTGTAAGGTTCTTGACTGTAAGAAACTTTCTAGGCAAGGATGCGAGGAAGCTGCGAAGAACCAGAGGCTTCCTCTTAGGGTTGTTGTTCAGATTTTGTTTGTTCCTCAGCTTCAGATAAGGGATACAGTGGCGAAAGAGATTAAGGGAGGAGAAGAGAAGGTAGAGGAAGAAGAGGTTACGGTTTGGAGCGATGAGGATGAGATGGAGAAGATGAGTGAGAAGCTGTTAGGGATGGAGATTCAGGATCATGAATGTGTTATTCATCGATGGAAGAAGGCGAAGAAGGTAAGTGTGTGGAGTCAAGTGAAGAGGAAGTTTGGTTGCTTGACTACTTCTTCTTCAGATGATGCTTGCACCTGTGATGCCAAGAACAACAACAAGAAGAAGAAGATTCATCATCTCTACAAATAA
- the LOC106316164 gene encoding uncharacterized deoxyribonuclease YabD isoform X2, with translation MGVKYPSVVPCFGIHPWYVAERSPQWFETLKSMFETTPTAAVGEIGLDKGSKGREIDFSDQVGVFRRQLELAKELNKPASIHCVRAFGDLLEITKSVGPFPAGVILHSYLGAAEMVPEFAKLGAYFSFSGFLMSMSEKKAKKMLKAVPSDRILLETDSPDALPKSESGTLYFVQGDPSLLPEKGNSSQDLESNASSSGGSMKLPKETLNHPANIHTVLGYVARLLDMNNEELAELSYTNAVRLFSYSGSKLLLERSAADVSGHTQNHSTTHVPSSS, from the exons ATGGGAGTGAAATACCCTTCTGTTGTTCCCTGCTTTGGTATCCATCCATG GTATGTAGCAGAGAGGAGTCCTCAATGGTTTGAGACGTTGAAGAGCATGTTTGAGACCACTCCTACTGCTGCTGTTGGAGAA ATTGGTTTGGACAAAGGGTCTAAGGGAAGGGAGATTGATTTCTCAGATCAG GTTGGAGTGTTTCGTCGACAGCTTGAACTTGCAAAGGAACTGAATAAACCTGCGTCCATTCACTGTGTCCGTGCATTTGGGGATCTACTTGAGATAACAAA ATCTGTAGGGCCTTTTCCTGCTGGGGTCATCCTTCACTCGTACTTGGGCGCAGCTGAGATGGTTCCTGAGTTTGCAAAGCTCGGTGCATACTTCTCCTTCTCTGGTTTTCTCATGTCCATGAGCGAGAAGAAAGCCAAGAAGATGTTGAAAGCA GTTCCTTCTGATAGGATCTTATTAGAGACTGATTCACCGGATGCATTACCAAAGTCAGAGTCAGGGACTCTCTACTTTGTACAAGGAGATCCTTCTCTGCTGCCAGAAAAAGGAAACTCATCTCAGGATCTTGAGTCTAATGCTTCCTCCAGTGGCGGCTCGATGAAATTGCCGAAGGAAACACTTAATCACCCTGCTAACATTCATACC GTACTCGGGTATGTAGCAAGGTTGTTGGACATGAACAACGAAGAACTCGCGGAACTAAGCTATACAAATGCTGTTCGGTTGTTCTCTTATTCTGGTTCTAAGCTGCTTCTTGAGAGAA GTGCCGCTGATGTCTCTGGTCACACTCAGAACCATTCAACAACACATGTACCATCAAGTTCTTAA
- the LOC106316164 gene encoding uncharacterized deoxyribonuclease YabD isoform X1: MKLFDAHCHLQDPRIISKAPQLISSAVASGVSAFAVNGVSEKDWNLVKEMGVKYPSVVPCFGIHPWYVAERSPQWFETLKSMFETTPTAAVGEIGLDKGSKGREIDFSDQVGVFRRQLELAKELNKPASIHCVRAFGDLLEITKSVGPFPAGVILHSYLGAAEMVPEFAKLGAYFSFSGFLMSMSEKKAKKMLKAVPSDRILLETDSPDALPKSESGTLYFVQGDPSLLPEKGNSSQDLESNASSSGGSMKLPKETLNHPANIHTVLGYVARLLDMNNEELAELSYTNAVRLFSYSGSKLLLERSAADVSGHTQNHSTTHVPSSS; the protein is encoded by the exons ATGAAACTGTTCGACGCGCACTGTCACCTTCAAGACCCCAGGATTATCAGCAAAGCTCCTCAGCTCATCTCCTCCGCTGTAGCTTCCGGCGTCTCTGCCTTCGCCGTTAATGGAGTCTCCGAG AAAGATTGGAACTTGGTCAAAGAGATGGGAGTGAAATACCCTTCTGTTGTTCCCTGCTTTGGTATCCATCCATG GTATGTAGCAGAGAGGAGTCCTCAATGGTTTGAGACGTTGAAGAGCATGTTTGAGACCACTCCTACTGCTGCTGTTGGAGAA ATTGGTTTGGACAAAGGGTCTAAGGGAAGGGAGATTGATTTCTCAGATCAG GTTGGAGTGTTTCGTCGACAGCTTGAACTTGCAAAGGAACTGAATAAACCTGCGTCCATTCACTGTGTCCGTGCATTTGGGGATCTACTTGAGATAACAAA ATCTGTAGGGCCTTTTCCTGCTGGGGTCATCCTTCACTCGTACTTGGGCGCAGCTGAGATGGTTCCTGAGTTTGCAAAGCTCGGTGCATACTTCTCCTTCTCTGGTTTTCTCATGTCCATGAGCGAGAAGAAAGCCAAGAAGATGTTGAAAGCA GTTCCTTCTGATAGGATCTTATTAGAGACTGATTCACCGGATGCATTACCAAAGTCAGAGTCAGGGACTCTCTACTTTGTACAAGGAGATCCTTCTCTGCTGCCAGAAAAAGGAAACTCATCTCAGGATCTTGAGTCTAATGCTTCCTCCAGTGGCGGCTCGATGAAATTGCCGAAGGAAACACTTAATCACCCTGCTAACATTCATACC GTACTCGGGTATGTAGCAAGGTTGTTGGACATGAACAACGAAGAACTCGCGGAACTAAGCTATACAAATGCTGTTCGGTTGTTCTCTTATTCTGGTTCTAAGCTGCTTCTTGAGAGAA GTGCCGCTGATGTCTCTGGTCACACTCAGAACCATTCAACAACACATGTACCATCAAGTTCTTAA